GATGGGCAGGTTTCTTAGGCTGTTCATTGAGCGAGGCTCCCGCTTTTTGTAATTGAGTGCGGGGAGTGGCCTTACAGCACTTCAGGAGTTCGCCTTGCCGGTCCAGCTGCGCAAGACTTGGCACAGATACGAAGATAGTGCGCGGTTCTCTGGTAGCATTTCGGCCCCTGCACGGAAAACCTGAGACCCATTCGACGGATGACCGTCGACCGGGAACCTCACGGCAAAACATGAGTCCGAGACTCGTCCCTTAGCATTCAACAACATCATCGACACGTAATAGCGCGGTCACCGCCGCGCAGCCTAGGAGATTGGATGGAACTGTGGTTGGCCGTACAGGCTTTGATTTTGGGGATTGTCGAAGGCGTTACCGAGTTCCTGCCCATTTCCAGCACCGGCCATCAGATCATCGTCGCGGACCTCATCGACTTTTCCGGCGAGCGGGAGATGGCTTTCAACATCATCATCCAGCTGGGCGCCATTCTCGCGGTGGTCTGGGAGTATCGGCGCAAGATCCTCGAGGTCGTGCTCGGGCTGCCGAAAGAGCGCGTGGCCCAGCGTTTTACCGGCAACCTGCTGATCGCCTTCCTGCCGGCCGTCGTGCTCGGGGTCGCCTTTGCCGACCTGATCCACGAGTTCCTGTTCAACCCCATCACGGTGGCGACCGCCTTGGTCGTGGGCGGGGTGGTCATGCTCTGGGCCGAGCAGCGTACTCACCAGGTGCAGGCCGAGGGCGTGGATGACATGACCTGGCAGCAGGCGTTGAAGATCGGTTGCGCCCAGTGCCTGGCGATGATTCCGGGGACTTCCCGCTCCGGTGCGACCATCATCGGCGGCCTGTTGTTCGGCCTGTCCCGCAAGGCGGCGACCGAGTTTTCCTTCTTTCTGGCGATGCCGACCATGGTCGGCGCCGCGGCATATTCCGGCTACAAGTACCGGGACCTGTTCCAGCCAGCCGATCTGCCGGTGTTCGCCATCGGCTTCGTCACCTCGTTCATCTTCGCCATGATCGCCGTGCGCGCACTGTTGCGATTTATCGGTAACCACGGCTACGGGGCCTTCGCCTGGTATCGGATCCTGTTCGGCCTGTTGATCCTCGCCACCTGGCAGCTGGGGCTGATCGACTGGAGCACCGCTGCAAGCTGAGCCCAAGGCCTCGGCAGTCGGCCAGGGCCTTGCCCGGCCTCAGTCGTCGAGCAACAGGCCCAGCTGCTGGCGT
The genomic region above belongs to Pseudomonas benzenivorans and contains:
- a CDS encoding undecaprenyl-diphosphate phosphatase, whose amino-acid sequence is MELWLAVQALILGIVEGVTEFLPISSTGHQIIVADLIDFSGEREMAFNIIIQLGAILAVVWEYRRKILEVVLGLPKERVAQRFTGNLLIAFLPAVVLGVAFADLIHEFLFNPITVATALVVGGVVMLWAEQRTHQVQAEGVDDMTWQQALKIGCAQCLAMIPGTSRSGATIIGGLLFGLSRKAATEFSFFLAMPTMVGAAAYSGYKYRDLFQPADLPVFAIGFVTSFIFAMIAVRALLRFIGNHGYGAFAWYRILFGLLILATWQLGLIDWSTAAS